The Streptomyces sp. NBC_01268 genome window below encodes:
- a CDS encoding DUF7507 domain-containing protein, whose product MVTVRGPGDGTVGYCFLTATASNFTTTPPWPSTLPGSLQGPLTTLPADATPQQAETLLEPSRRRVNVHLTPAPSPVLTVSVDFNDGQGMRQVLQTLAREPVPSTYKFGFAGSTGLFTDVHLIRNVSVSTQQPLPELNLVKQVHEPRPGELVVGTPVQYDFVVTNAGSTPINDIAVHDPTVGDIDCPVSVLEPGRTITCTGTYLITAADVARGHVTNTARATGTSGSAPVTSPDSTVKVPIEAPPSMPVVKSVDAAEPFDIGDVVPYSYVVTNVGGTEITGLSITDDRVTGITCDSATLAPAGSPGDSTTCRGSYTVTAADAQTGHVTNTAKATGTDPDGATVESPSVRLRIPAVCPPDYGYGGCKEGDHGYGNGNDGYGYGYGYGYGYGDSHGYGDSHDKTAKRPGKETGR is encoded by the coding sequence ATGGTCACCGTCCGCGGCCCCGGCGACGGCACCGTCGGATACTGCTTCCTGACCGCTACGGCCAGTAACTTCACCACCACCCCGCCCTGGCCGTCCACCCTGCCCGGCTCCCTCCAGGGCCCGCTCACCACCCTGCCGGCCGATGCGACTCCGCAACAGGCGGAGACCCTGCTCGAACCGTCGCGCCGCCGAGTGAACGTGCACCTCACCCCGGCCCCCTCCCCCGTCCTCACCGTCTCGGTCGACTTCAACGACGGCCAGGGCATGCGCCAGGTCCTCCAGACCCTGGCCCGCGAGCCGGTGCCGTCCACCTACAAGTTCGGCTTCGCCGGGTCGACGGGCCTGTTCACCGACGTCCACCTGATCCGCAACGTCTCGGTCAGCACCCAACAACCGCTGCCCGAGCTCAACCTGGTCAAGCAGGTCCACGAGCCGAGGCCGGGCGAACTCGTCGTCGGCACCCCTGTCCAGTACGACTTCGTCGTCACCAATGCCGGCAGCACCCCGATCAACGACATCGCGGTCCACGATCCGACGGTCGGCGACATCGACTGCCCGGTCAGCGTGCTCGAACCGGGGCGGACGATCACCTGCACCGGCACCTACCTGATCACCGCCGCGGACGTGGCCCGGGGCCACGTCACCAACACCGCGCGCGCCACCGGCACCTCCGGCAGCGCCCCGGTCACCTCCCCCGACTCCACCGTCAAGGTGCCGATCGAGGCGCCCCCGAGCATGCCCGTCGTCAAGAGCGTCGACGCCGCCGAGCCCTTCGACATCGGCGACGTCGTGCCGTACAGCTACGTGGTCACCAACGTGGGCGGCACCGAGATCACCGGCCTCTCCATCACCGACGACCGCGTCACCGGCATCACCTGCGACTCCGCCACCCTCGCCCCGGCCGGCAGCCCCGGCGACAGCACCACCTGCCGCGGCTCTTACACCGTGACCGCCGCCGACGCCCAGACTGGACACGTCACCAACACCGCCAAGGCCACCGGCACCGACCCCGACGGCGCCACTGTCGAGAGCCCCTCGGTCCGGCTCCGCATCCCCGCCGTCTGCCCTCCCGACTACGGCTACGGCGGCTGCAAGGAAGGTGATCACGGCTACGGCAACGGCAACGACGGCTACGGCTACGGCTACGGCTACGGCTACGGCTACGGCGACAGCCACGGCTACGGCGACAGCCACGACAAGACCGCGAAGCGGCCCGGGAAGGAGACCGGCCGCTGA
- a CDS encoding alpha/beta fold hydrolase: protein MRSPCPPRHGPASRRLAATLAGATAGVLVVGLAAMPAQAESGGGAHLGTVARTAGHAHYVPGPCPRTADPIPALKDAQCGTLTVPEKRDRHDKGWGRRITLAVAIIPAATRKPAGDPIVWLAGGPGDDAVSEIPMALNGGLNRDRDLIFMSQRGTYSADPELTCLNIDQFNARALGLVSNASSTGRLHVRATRECRDRLVDRGADLSAYDDTESAADYADLRKALGIRQWNVFGISYGTDLALQYMRLHPEGIRSVGIDGILPPSLAGGAVTWKAAREGFDGIFKACANQPACNTRYPNLKATFERLVVDLEARPASTTVAVPGQSAPVKVVVDGGTLVNWLTSASHLAEGVPRSIDELAHGNPQRIAEQLAGGKYSPQALGRTSHGLVYGVFCRQWTPYESEEDVIRGGRRAFPSFPRSLLANAPQLAWLHQDCRAWDVPPADPSIRDRTVSDIPTFVLSGGFDAQTAASNGAYVGRTLSRSTVVTVPYVAHVVFADSKCAQTMTVSFFDSPTAPDTSCLAGLKPPTFEIAP, encoded by the coding sequence ATGAGATCCCCCTGCCCACCGCGCCACGGGCCTGCCTCGCGCCGGCTCGCGGCCACGCTGGCCGGAGCCACAGCCGGTGTCCTCGTGGTCGGCCTCGCCGCGATGCCCGCCCAGGCCGAGTCCGGCGGCGGAGCGCACCTCGGCACAGTCGCCCGGACGGCGGGGCACGCCCACTACGTACCGGGGCCCTGCCCGAGGACGGCGGACCCGATCCCCGCCCTGAAGGACGCCCAGTGCGGGACGCTCACGGTCCCCGAGAAGCGTGACCGGCACGACAAGGGCTGGGGGCGCAGGATCACCCTCGCCGTGGCGATCATCCCGGCGGCCACGCGAAAGCCGGCGGGCGACCCGATCGTGTGGCTCGCCGGCGGACCCGGCGACGACGCGGTGTCGGAGATCCCGATGGCGCTCAACGGCGGCCTGAACCGCGACCGGGACCTGATCTTCATGTCCCAGCGGGGCACCTACTCGGCCGACCCGGAGCTCACCTGCCTCAACATCGACCAGTTCAACGCGCGTGCCCTCGGCCTCGTCTCCAACGCCTCGTCCACCGGCCGCCTCCACGTCCGGGCGACGCGGGAATGCCGCGACCGGCTGGTGGATCGGGGGGCCGACCTCAGCGCCTACGACGACACGGAGAGCGCCGCCGACTACGCGGACCTGCGCAAGGCGCTCGGCATCCGGCAGTGGAACGTGTTCGGCATCTCCTACGGCACCGACCTGGCGCTCCAGTACATGCGCCTGCACCCGGAGGGCATCCGGTCGGTCGGCATCGACGGCATCCTGCCGCCGTCCCTGGCCGGCGGTGCCGTGACCTGGAAGGCCGCACGAGAGGGATTCGACGGCATCTTCAAGGCCTGCGCGAACCAGCCCGCCTGCAACACCCGCTATCCGAACCTGAAGGCCACCTTCGAGCGGCTCGTCGTCGACCTCGAAGCCCGGCCGGCCTCCACCACCGTCGCGGTGCCCGGCCAGTCGGCGCCGGTGAAGGTCGTGGTCGACGGTGGAACCCTGGTGAACTGGCTGACCTCCGCCTCCCACCTGGCGGAGGGCGTGCCCCGCTCCATCGACGAACTGGCGCACGGCAACCCGCAGCGGATCGCCGAGCAGCTGGCGGGCGGCAAGTACAGCCCGCAGGCCCTGGGGAGGACGTCCCACGGTCTCGTCTACGGCGTCTTCTGCAGGCAGTGGACGCCGTACGAGAGCGAGGAGGACGTGATCCGGGGAGGCCGGCGCGCGTTCCCGTCGTTCCCGCGTTCGCTCCTCGCCAACGCCCCGCAGCTCGCCTGGCTCCACCAGGACTGCCGCGCCTGGGACGTCCCCCCGGCGGACCCCTCGATCCGGGACAGAACGGTCAGCGACATCCCGACCTTCGTCCTGTCCGGTGGCTTCGACGCCCAGACCGCGGCGAGCAACGGGGCGTACGTCGGCCGCACGCTGAGCCGGTCCACCGTCGTCACGGTGCCCTACGTCGCCCACGTGGTCTTCGCCGACTCGAAGTGCGCGCAGACCATGACGGTCTCGTTCTTCGACAGCCCGACCGCGCCGGACACCAGCTGTCTCGCGGGCCTCAAGCCGCCCACGTTCGAGATCGCACCGTAG
- a CDS encoding helix-turn-helix domain-containing protein, translating into MDDPATIGRRVQRLRAQRGLTQRQLAEPSYTPAYVSTLESGRVRPSETALRFLAERLGTSYEELATGRPAHLATELRLALVEARRQLATGTAEEAAVRYRRLLTDAEHLDLVPEQAEALLGLGDCALETGQLVDAGHHFQAVERLLAEEPLPRRARAIRGRAVAHLLAGELRYACYLLESTIDELGASGLADPEALVVLYAAVIGPYMDMGAHARAAHAAELALALAPQVDDPALVAGMHRQVARTFLAEGRTADADASLAKAQAIYHQLSLRTDLAHCHWMRGYVLAQSGELAAAETELRAARDILNVRRAALFTAQVEVELADVLRRLGRHGEASDLLSAFLELGDRHGAVHAGGAHRLLGLIAEERGDCETAEEHYVTALGLLERSGASGDLADLCRLLGDLLRRGGRTEAALDAYRTGLGHRSLPGTTTLGPAPTAPAFPRR; encoded by the coding sequence ATGGACGATCCGGCCACGATCGGCCGCCGAGTGCAGCGACTGCGCGCCCAACGCGGTCTGACACAGCGGCAGCTGGCCGAGCCCTCGTACACCCCCGCGTACGTGTCGACGCTGGAGTCGGGCCGGGTCAGGCCCTCGGAGACCGCGCTGCGCTTCCTCGCGGAGCGGCTCGGCACGTCGTACGAGGAGCTGGCCACCGGCAGGCCCGCGCACCTCGCCACGGAGCTGCGGCTCGCCCTCGTCGAAGCGCGGCGGCAGCTGGCCACCGGGACGGCGGAGGAGGCCGCCGTGCGCTACCGGCGCCTGCTCACCGACGCGGAGCACCTCGACCTCGTGCCCGAGCAGGCCGAGGCGCTGCTCGGGCTCGGTGACTGTGCCCTGGAGACCGGTCAGTTGGTCGATGCGGGCCACCACTTCCAGGCCGTCGAGCGGCTCCTCGCCGAGGAGCCGCTGCCGCGCCGCGCACGCGCGATCCGGGGCCGTGCCGTCGCGCACCTCCTGGCCGGCGAGCTGCGTTACGCCTGCTACCTCCTCGAGTCCACCATCGACGAGCTCGGAGCGAGCGGCCTGGCCGACCCCGAGGCACTGGTCGTCCTGTACGCCGCCGTGATCGGTCCGTACATGGACATGGGCGCCCACGCCCGTGCCGCCCACGCCGCCGAGCTCGCCCTGGCACTGGCTCCACAGGTCGACGACCCGGCACTGGTGGCGGGCATGCACCGGCAGGTGGCCCGCACCTTCCTCGCCGAGGGGCGCACGGCTGACGCGGACGCCTCACTGGCCAAGGCGCAGGCGATCTACCACCAGCTGAGCCTGCGCACCGACCTCGCGCACTGCCACTGGATGCGCGGCTACGTTTTGGCTCAGAGCGGAGAACTGGCGGCAGCTGAAACGGAGTTGCGCGCTGCCCGGGACATACTGAACGTCAGACGTGCGGCGCTGTTCACCGCGCAGGTGGAGGTGGAGCTGGCGGATGTCCTCCGGCGACTCGGCCGGCACGGCGAGGCGTCGGATCTGCTCTCGGCGTTTCTCGAGCTGGGTGACCGGCACGGCGCGGTGCACGCCGGGGGTGCGCACCGGCTGCTCGGGCTGATCGCCGAGGAGCGGGGGGACTGCGAGACTGCCGAGGAGCACTACGTCACGGCCCTGGGGCTGCTGGAGCGCAGCGGCGCGAGCGGCGACCTCGCCGATCTGTGCCGCCTGCTGGGCGACCTTCTGCGCCGCGGCGGCCGTACCGAAGCAGCCCTGGACGCCTACCGTACGGGGCTGGGTCACCGGTCGCTCCCCGGCACGACGACACTGGGGCCGGCTCCCACGGCACCGGCGTTCCCGCGGCGCTGA
- the araA gene encoding L-arabinose isomerase, giving the protein MSKPLEGRQVWFLTGSQGLYGEDTLSQVAEQSQRIAETLDRDPAVAVEIVWRPVLTDADAIRRVCLDANSADACVGLIAWMHTFSPAKMWIAGLDALRKPLLHLHTQANVELPWHSIDMDFMNLNQAAHGDREFGYIQSRLGVARKTVAGHVSDPDVAARVSTWARAAAGRAELSGLKLARFGDNMRDVAVTEGDKVEAQLRFGVSVNTYGVNDLVAVVDATDDADVTELTKEYEDTYRLAPELRAGAERHESLRYAARIELGLRGFLEQGGFKAFTTNFEDLGGLRQLPGLAVQRLMGDGYGFGGEGDWKTATLLRTLKVTAGGLPGGTSFMEDYTYHLEHGRQLILGAHMLEVCPSIASGTPSCQIHPLGIGGREDPVRLVFDAEPGPAVVVGLADLGDRFRLVANEVDVVPSPEPLPKLPVARAVWKPRPDLRTSAEAWLTAGAPHHTVLSGAVGTDEIDDLAEMLGVELLVIDADTTMRRFTKELRWNQAYHRLAQGF; this is encoded by the coding sequence ATGAGCAAGCCACTCGAAGGCCGCCAGGTCTGGTTCCTGACCGGCAGCCAAGGGCTCTACGGCGAGGACACGCTGAGCCAGGTCGCCGAGCAGTCCCAGCGCATCGCCGAAACCCTGGACCGGGACCCCGCCGTTGCGGTCGAGATCGTCTGGAGGCCCGTCCTCACGGACGCCGACGCGATCCGCCGGGTATGTCTGGACGCCAACTCCGCGGACGCCTGCGTCGGCCTGATCGCCTGGATGCACACCTTCTCGCCGGCCAAGATGTGGATCGCCGGCCTGGACGCCCTACGCAAGCCGCTGCTCCATCTGCACACTCAGGCGAACGTCGAACTGCCTTGGCACAGCATCGACATGGACTTCATGAACCTGAACCAGGCCGCCCATGGCGACCGCGAGTTCGGCTACATCCAGTCCCGCCTCGGCGTCGCCCGCAAGACCGTCGCCGGACACGTCAGCGACCCGGACGTGGCCGCCAGGGTCTCCACCTGGGCCCGTGCCGCGGCCGGCCGCGCCGAACTGAGCGGCCTCAAGCTGGCCCGCTTCGGCGACAACATGCGTGACGTGGCCGTCACCGAGGGCGACAAGGTCGAGGCCCAGCTGCGCTTCGGGGTCTCCGTCAACACCTACGGCGTCAACGACCTGGTCGCCGTCGTGGACGCGACGGACGACGCCGACGTCACCGAGCTGACCAAGGAGTACGAGGACACCTACCGCCTCGCGCCCGAACTGCGGGCCGGCGCGGAACGCCACGAGTCACTGCGCTATGCCGCGCGCATCGAGCTCGGCCTGCGCGGCTTCCTGGAGCAGGGCGGCTTCAAGGCCTTCACCACCAACTTCGAGGACCTCGGCGGGCTGCGCCAGCTGCCCGGCCTGGCGGTGCAACGGCTGATGGGCGACGGGTACGGCTTCGGCGGCGAGGGCGACTGGAAGACCGCGACCCTGCTGCGCACCCTCAAGGTGACCGCCGGCGGACTGCCCGGCGGCACGTCCTTCATGGAGGACTACACCTACCACCTGGAGCACGGCCGTCAGCTGATCCTCGGCGCGCACATGCTGGAGGTCTGCCCGAGCATCGCCTCCGGCACCCCCTCGTGCCAGATCCACCCGCTCGGCATCGGCGGCCGCGAGGACCCGGTCCGTCTGGTCTTCGACGCCGAACCCGGTCCGGCCGTGGTGGTCGGCCTCGCGGACCTGGGTGACCGTTTCCGGCTGGTCGCCAACGAGGTCGACGTGGTCCCGTCACCGGAGCCGCTGCCCAAGCTGCCCGTCGCCCGTGCCGTCTGGAAGCCGCGCCCGGACCTGCGCACCTCCGCCGAAGCCTGGCTGACCGCCGGCGCGCCGCACCACACCGTGCTTTCCGGAGCGGTCGGCACCGATGAGATCGACGACCTCGCCGAGATGCTCGGCGTCGAACTCCTGGTGATCGACGCCGACACCACGATGCGCCGCTTCACCAAGGAACTGCGCTGGAACCAGGCCTACCACCGGCTGGCCCAGGGCTTCTGA
- a CDS encoding patatin-like phospholipase family protein, translating into MQVDAVKSMHEYWDPAHPVLEILRARRDSGSLPGQRTDGATVALAVEGGGMRGVISAAMLSQLEDFGFKNAFDVVYGCSAGGINAAYFLAGETWYPLSIYYDDLTNKQFVDFSRALRGQPILNLAYSFDHIMEQVKPLDYEAVLRSPIALAVPITDVDALRTVVLREFASRHDLKAALRASAWLPIAVPGTFATPDGRRAVDGGVLTALPFRLAVGDGCTHVLSLSTRPMGPAGTGLNLMHRYTFLHLERMRRGLGAGYLAAIRQKHRDQDWLRRMRTAPAADAPYVLDLAPLPWMPELKRHEQNQGRLLHHARMAYGIAFCATEGRPAELMRQGGIRAMPRLRVVDSANGAPGRDAGSAARSTVRSDGI; encoded by the coding sequence ATGCAGGTCGACGCTGTCAAGAGCATGCACGAGTACTGGGATCCGGCGCATCCCGTCCTGGAGATCCTGCGCGCCCGCCGGGATTCCGGGAGCTTGCCGGGGCAGCGCACGGACGGTGCGACCGTCGCCCTCGCCGTCGAGGGCGGCGGCATGCGCGGGGTGATCTCCGCGGCGATGCTTTCCCAGTTGGAGGACTTCGGATTCAAGAACGCCTTCGACGTGGTCTACGGGTGCTCCGCCGGAGGGATCAACGCTGCCTACTTCCTCGCGGGCGAGACCTGGTACCCGCTGTCGATCTACTACGACGACCTGACGAACAAGCAGTTCGTCGACTTCTCCAGGGCCCTGCGCGGGCAACCGATCCTGAACCTGGCCTACTCCTTCGACCACATCATGGAGCAGGTCAAACCGCTGGACTACGAGGCCGTCCTGCGCTCGCCGATCGCCCTGGCCGTCCCGATCACCGACGTCGACGCCCTGCGGACCGTGGTGCTGCGGGAGTTCGCCTCCCGGCACGACCTCAAAGCCGCGTTACGCGCCTCCGCTTGGCTTCCCATCGCCGTCCCCGGCACCTTCGCCACGCCCGACGGGAGACGCGCCGTCGACGGCGGCGTCCTCACCGCCCTGCCCTTCCGGCTCGCCGTCGGGGACGGCTGTACGCACGTCCTGTCGCTCAGCACCCGGCCGATGGGACCGGCCGGCACCGGGCTCAACCTGATGCACCGCTACACCTTTCTGCACCTGGAGCGGATGCGCCGCGGCCTCGGCGCCGGGTACCTGGCGGCGATCCGTCAGAAGCACCGCGACCAGGACTGGCTCCGCCGGATGAGAACGGCCCCCGCAGCCGACGCGCCGTACGTCCTCGATCTGGCCCCGCTGCCGTGGATGCCCGAGCTCAAGCGGCACGAGCAGAACCAGGGCCGGCTGCTCCACCACGCGCGGATGGCCTACGGCATCGCGTTCTGCGCCACCGAGGGAAGACCGGCCGAGCTGATGCGCCAGGGCGGAATCCGTGCCATGCCGAGACTGAGGGTGGTTGACAGCGCGAATGGAGCACCGGGGCGCGACGCTGGATCTGCTGCTCGCAGCACTGTCCGATCTGACGGGATATGA
- a CDS encoding SGNH/GDSL hydrolase family protein, which produces MLWRRFVLSASTALAVAAAALGVAQPATAAGHRYVALGDSYSSGVGAGSYLSDSGDCRRSTHAYPRLWAAANSPSSFSFTACSGATTGSVRSGQLGPLNSTTTLVSVTAGGNDVGFADVMQTCVLNSEATCVAAVNAAIVKMNGTLPGGLSALYGDIRSRAPQARVVVLGYPRFYKLSGSCIAGLSETERAAINRGSDTLNGVLAKQAANAGFTFSSVVDEFTGHEICSGDSWLHSLSVPVYNSYHPTAAGQSGGYLPAFRSAV; this is translated from the coding sequence ATGCTCTGGCGAAGATTCGTGCTGTCCGCATCAACCGCGCTCGCAGTGGCCGCCGCGGCCCTCGGAGTCGCCCAGCCGGCCACTGCCGCCGGCCACCGCTACGTGGCCCTCGGAGACTCGTACTCCTCCGGTGTGGGGGCCGGAAGCTACCTCTCGGACAGCGGCGACTGCCGTCGCAGCACCCACGCGTACCCTCGCCTGTGGGCAGCGGCCAACTCTCCCTCCTCGTTCTCCTTCACCGCGTGCTCCGGTGCGACCACCGGGTCCGTCCGCAGCGGCCAGCTCGGCCCTCTGAACTCCACCACGACGCTCGTCAGCGTCACGGCGGGCGGCAACGACGTCGGGTTCGCGGACGTCATGCAGACCTGCGTGCTCAACAGCGAGGCCACCTGCGTCGCGGCCGTGAACGCCGCAATCGTGAAGATGAACGGCACGCTGCCCGGCGGCCTCTCCGCGCTCTACGGGGACATCCGCAGCCGCGCACCGCAGGCGCGCGTGGTGGTTCTCGGGTACCCCCGGTTCTACAAGCTGTCCGGAAGCTGTATCGCCGGACTCAGCGAGACCGAGCGAGCGGCCATCAACCGGGGTTCCGACACCCTCAACGGCGTTCTGGCGAAGCAGGCGGCGAACGCCGGCTTCACCTTCAGCAGCGTCGTCGACGAGTTCACCGGCCACGAGATCTGCTCCGGGGACTCCTGGCTGCACAGCCTGTCCGTACCGGTCTACAACTCCTACCACCCCACGGCCGCCGGGCAGTCGGGCGGATACCTGCCCGCCTTCCGTTCGGCGGTCTGA
- a CDS encoding alpha/beta fold hydrolase, whose protein sequence is MEVPESRAHRGGRTIKLTVAIIAATSAKPAKDPVVFMEGGPGGDAIDAIPFLIASKLNQDRDLIVMTQRGGPYSEPYLACPEIDRFNVRAVGLPYGAPSTGRLLVRAAKECRDRLTADGIRLSAYNTTENAADFADLRKALGIRKWNVYGYSYGTDLALTYLRLHPQGIRSVAIDSVAPPQIVSLPWTWDSAQEGINTIFAACEAQPRCENRYPDLPRTLTEQVRRLEANPLTLTVEPPGGGSPVKVVLDGGALVNLLVADGGALPAADVPAALDELAHGNPERLAKARAAGATPSTAEFAHGLTHSVACSEWVPGYTKSDLLEAGRRAFPGWPDTVLAHAPQLPFEQDLCRAWNVPDRTAIQRVATFSKVPTLIVSGTFDAKTGAKWGPYTGRTLPRSTAVRIPGIGHFVVPQSPCAQTVLASFLARPTAPDSRCVAGLAPAPFTIAPDPERT, encoded by the coding sequence ATGGAGGTGCCGGAGAGCCGAGCCCACCGCGGCGGCCGGACCATCAAACTCACCGTCGCCATCATCGCGGCCACGTCGGCGAAGCCGGCCAAGGACCCGGTGGTGTTCATGGAAGGGGGTCCTGGGGGCGACGCGATCGACGCCATCCCCTTCCTGATCGCCTCCAAGCTGAACCAGGACCGCGACCTGATCGTCATGACCCAGCGCGGCGGGCCCTACTCGGAGCCGTACCTCGCGTGCCCGGAGATCGACCGATTCAACGTGCGGGCCGTCGGGCTGCCCTACGGCGCGCCCTCGACCGGCCGGCTCCTGGTGCGCGCGGCGAAGGAGTGCCGGGACCGTCTGACGGCCGACGGAATCCGTCTGAGCGCTTACAACACCACCGAGAACGCCGCCGACTTCGCCGATCTGCGCAAGGCCCTGGGCATCAGGAAATGGAACGTCTACGGCTACTCCTACGGCACCGACCTGGCCCTCACGTACCTGCGCCTGCACCCCCAGGGGATCCGCTCGGTCGCGATCGACTCGGTCGCCCCTCCACAGATCGTGAGCCTGCCCTGGACCTGGGACAGCGCACAGGAGGGGATCAACACGATCTTCGCGGCGTGCGAGGCCCAGCCCCGCTGCGAGAACCGCTATCCCGACCTCCCGCGCACGCTGACCGAACAGGTCCGGCGCCTTGAGGCGAACCCACTGACGCTGACGGTCGAGCCGCCCGGGGGCGGAAGCCCCGTGAAGGTCGTCCTCGACGGGGGCGCGCTGGTGAACCTGCTGGTCGCCGACGGCGGCGCCCTGCCTGCCGCCGATGTCCCGGCGGCTCTCGACGAACTCGCCCACGGAAACCCCGAGCGACTGGCGAAGGCACGAGCCGCCGGCGCGACGCCCTCGACCGCCGAGTTCGCCCATGGCCTGACGCACTCGGTGGCGTGCAGCGAGTGGGTGCCGGGCTATACGAAGTCCGACCTCTTGGAGGCGGGGCGCCGGGCCTTCCCGGGGTGGCCGGACACGGTCCTGGCCCACGCACCGCAGCTTCCCTTCGAGCAGGACCTGTGCCGCGCCTGGAACGTCCCGGACCGCACCGCGATCCAGCGGGTGGCCACCTTCAGCAAGGTGCCGACGCTGATCGTCTCCGGAACGTTCGACGCGAAGACGGGGGCGAAGTGGGGGCCGTACACCGGCCGCACGCTGCCCCGCTCGACCGCCGTGCGGATTCCCGGGATCGGCCACTTCGTGGTCCCCCAGTCGCCCTGCGCGCAGACCGTCCTGGCCTCCTTCCTCGCGCGTCCGACCGCACCCGACAGCCGTTGCGTGGCAGGTCTCGCACCGGCCCCGTTCACCATCGCCCCTGACCCGGAGAGAACATGA
- a CDS encoding M64 family metallopeptidase yields the protein MAVGVAVALTAVLAAAPGSAAADPSAPRTAGVEVEVPGPEDGTFAGSGHTHVPPERRNRTASRLTSAEVAADGEVTKTVDNGPTADRLDIVVVGDGYTLAELPRFHADAQKKWAELTAVEPYTTYRNLFNVWTVDAVSNQSGVSGDPSPDTVRDTALGSYFWCDEIERLLCVDQDKVDGYVAKAPEADLVLVLANSTKYGGAGYNERSETLGYEGISTASAGNEKSGQVAIHETGHSLGKLADEYFYADYPGYERYLGPEPADSNVTTLTADDMADRGTKWHRWLGEQSPDGGIVGAYEGGGYYVTGLRRPTEDSLMRSLGKPFNLPGVEAMIAGFYREARIASPVTATGRTLRTGDTAKALVPRLAGADGRQLTIRWYLDGREMKALAGRSHVRVSDLTLRLLDLRKHTLSLTAEDRTPSVRDRGIARTMRSTVSWTVRL from the coding sequence ATGGCGGTCGGAGTGGCCGTCGCCCTCACGGCCGTGCTCGCCGCCGCACCCGGCAGCGCCGCCGCAGACCCGTCGGCACCACGCACGGCCGGAGTCGAGGTCGAGGTCCCGGGTCCGGAAGACGGGACGTTCGCCGGCTCCGGCCACACGCACGTGCCGCCGGAGCGCCGGAACCGGACGGCCTCCCGCCTGACGTCGGCAGAGGTGGCCGCCGACGGCGAGGTGACCAAGACGGTCGACAACGGCCCCACCGCCGACCGGCTCGACATCGTCGTCGTCGGAGACGGCTACACCCTCGCCGAACTGCCCCGGTTCCACGCCGACGCCCAGAAGAAGTGGGCCGAGCTGACGGCCGTCGAGCCCTACACCACCTACCGCAACCTCTTCAACGTCTGGACCGTCGACGCCGTCTCGAACCAGTCAGGCGTCTCCGGCGACCCCTCACCCGACACCGTCCGCGACACGGCGCTCGGCTCGTACTTCTGGTGCGACGAGATCGAACGACTGCTCTGCGTCGACCAGGACAAGGTCGACGGATACGTCGCGAAGGCGCCGGAGGCCGACCTGGTCCTCGTCCTCGCCAACAGCACCAAGTACGGCGGCGCCGGCTACAACGAGCGCAGCGAGACCCTCGGCTACGAGGGCATATCGACGGCCTCGGCGGGCAACGAGAAGTCCGGCCAGGTCGCGATCCACGAGACCGGCCACTCCTTGGGCAAGCTCGCCGACGAGTACTTCTACGCCGACTACCCCGGCTACGAGCGGTACCTGGGCCCCGAGCCCGCCGACTCCAACGTCACCACCCTCACGGCCGACGACATGGCCGACCGGGGCACCAAGTGGCACCGCTGGCTCGGCGAGCAGTCTCCCGACGGCGGCATCGTCGGCGCGTACGAAGGCGGCGGGTACTACGTCACCGGGCTGCGGCGCCCCACCGAGGATTCCCTGATGCGCTCGCTCGGCAAGCCCTTCAACCTGCCCGGAGTGGAGGCGATGATCGCCGGCTTCTACCGCGAGGCGCGCATCGCCTCCCCCGTCACGGCCACCGGTCGCACCCTCCGCACGGGTGACACCGCCAAGGCCCTCGTACCCCGACTGGCGGGGGCGGACGGGCGTCAACTCACGATCCGCTGGTACCTCGACGGGCGGGAGATGAAGGCCCTCGCGGGCCGCAGCCACGTACGGGTGTCCGACCTGACCCTGCGTCTGCTCGACCTCCGGAAGCACACGTTGTCCCTCACGGCCGAGGACCGCACGCCTTCGGTTCGGGACCGCGGCATCGCCCGGACGATGAGGTCCACGGTCAGCTGGACGGTCCGGCTCTGA